A window from Streptomyces sp. NBC_00335 encodes these proteins:
- a CDS encoding ABC transporter permease: MFRTALRNVLAHKARLLMTVLAVVLGVAFVSGTLVFTDTVGKAMSNQSAKSFDGVAVSVTSHGPSRNEAGVKEGEPGISQQSLDKVKALSGVDSASGRVHGFAAVGDQDGKLIGNGWSNTGANFVPLKDGKDPRYAFTEGNGPAKAGEIALDKDTAKRGAYKVGDKVRVADNGPAKEYTLAGVFTTEDGAVNAGGSLVLFDTPTAQQLYLQPGYYDELAVSAKAGASADQLLAEIKPIVGKDAKAQTGAALAAEQAKDIEAGMGSMNQMLLTFALISLFVGIFLIYNTFTMLVAQRTKELALLRAVGANRGQVKRSVLAEALVVGVISSAIGLIAGVGLAVAMRSAMNAFDVKIPAGPLVVAPATIAAAIGIGIVVTMLAAWLPARRTAKISPVAAMGSAHLPASAKSLVLRNSIGGAVTLLGLLGILGGAMTGKDGKMLIGAGAFLTMIGIIILLPALSRPVIAAVRPLLEKAFGVAGKLAAQNAVRNPRRTAVTAASLAIGLTLVTALSVLGITMGKAIDRMTTDNLKADYKVSMGEAFGSMNPSVLPALEKAPGVKAVSPQMAGGIRTGDGDDYQSVSGVNPATIGQLLNFDVVSGQLTSLAKGEVAVAEKTAKENGLSVGSTLKTTFDDNKKADLKVGAIYKDMEGMLSPYVIDYNILGKHSEEPYIREVFVKMDGGASEKGEKALVDALGKNPAITFATQQDIRNEMGGMINTALNIMYGLLAMALIISVLGVVNTLAMSVYERTQEIGMLRAIGLDRGRVKNMIRLEAIVISLFGAVIGVALGTFIAWAVGETIKGSIPNYALVIPFDRIAIFMLLAGIVGALAAMWPARSAARLNMLTAIKTE, encoded by the coding sequence ATGTTCCGTACCGCCCTGCGCAACGTGCTCGCGCACAAGGCCCGGCTGCTGATGACGGTGCTCGCCGTCGTCCTCGGCGTCGCCTTCGTCTCCGGCACGCTCGTCTTCACCGACACCGTCGGCAAGGCGATGTCGAACCAGTCCGCCAAGAGCTTCGACGGCGTGGCCGTCTCGGTCACCTCCCACGGCCCCTCCCGCAACGAGGCGGGCGTCAAGGAGGGCGAGCCGGGCATCAGCCAGCAGTCCCTCGACAAGGTCAAGGCACTGAGCGGCGTCGACAGCGCCTCCGGCCGCGTCCACGGCTTCGCCGCCGTGGGCGACCAGGACGGCAAGCTGATCGGCAACGGCTGGTCCAACACCGGCGCCAACTTCGTCCCCCTCAAGGACGGCAAGGACCCCCGCTACGCCTTCACCGAGGGCAACGGCCCGGCCAAGGCCGGCGAGATCGCCCTCGACAAGGACACGGCCAAGCGCGGCGCGTACAAGGTGGGCGACAAGGTCCGGGTGGCCGACAACGGCCCGGCCAAGGAGTACACGCTCGCCGGCGTCTTCACCACCGAGGACGGCGCGGTCAACGCGGGCGGCTCGCTCGTCCTGTTCGACACCCCGACCGCCCAGCAGCTCTACCTGCAGCCCGGCTACTACGACGAGCTCGCGGTCAGCGCCAAGGCCGGCGCCTCCGCCGACCAGCTGCTCGCCGAGATCAAGCCGATCGTCGGCAAGGACGCCAAGGCCCAGACCGGCGCGGCGCTCGCGGCCGAGCAGGCCAAGGACATCGAAGCCGGCATGGGCAGCATGAACCAGATGCTGCTGACCTTCGCGCTGATCTCGCTCTTCGTCGGCATCTTCCTGATCTACAACACCTTCACCATGCTGGTCGCCCAGCGCACGAAGGAGCTGGCCCTGCTGCGCGCCGTCGGCGCCAACCGCGGCCAGGTCAAGCGCTCGGTCCTGGCCGAGGCCCTGGTCGTCGGCGTGATCTCCTCCGCCATCGGCCTGATCGCCGGTGTCGGACTGGCCGTCGCCATGCGCTCCGCGATGAACGCCTTCGACGTCAAGATCCCGGCCGGTCCGCTGGTCGTCGCCCCGGCCACCATCGCCGCCGCGATCGGCATCGGCATCGTCGTCACGATGCTCGCCGCCTGGCTGCCCGCACGCCGTACCGCCAAGATCTCCCCGGTCGCCGCCATGGGCAGCGCCCACCTGCCGGCCTCCGCCAAGTCCCTGGTGCTGCGCAACAGCATCGGCGGCGCCGTCACCCTGCTCGGCCTGCTGGGCATCCTCGGCGGCGCGATGACGGGCAAGGACGGCAAGATGCTCATCGGCGCCGGCGCCTTCCTCACCATGATCGGCATCATCATCCTGCTGCCGGCCCTCTCCCGCCCGGTCATCGCGGCGGTCCGCCCGCTGCTGGAGAAGGCCTTCGGCGTCGCCGGCAAGCTGGCCGCGCAGAACGCGGTCCGCAACCCGCGCCGCACCGCCGTCACCGCCGCCTCGCTGGCCATCGGCCTGACCCTGGTCACCGCCCTGTCCGTGCTCGGCATCACGATGGGCAAGGCCATCGACCGGATGACGACGGACAACCTCAAGGCCGACTACAAGGTCTCCATGGGCGAAGCCTTCGGCAGCATGAACCCCTCGGTGCTCCCCGCCCTGGAGAAGGCCCCGGGCGTCAAGGCCGTCTCCCCGCAAATGGCCGGCGGCATCCGGACCGGCGACGGCGACGACTACCAGTCCGTCTCCGGCGTCAACCCGGCCACCATCGGGCAGCTCCTCAACTTCGACGTGGTCAGCGGGCAGCTGACCAGCCTCGCCAAGGGCGAAGTGGCGGTCGCCGAGAAGACCGCGAAGGAGAACGGCCTGTCGGTGGGCTCCACCCTCAAGACCACCTTCGACGACAACAAGAAGGCGGACCTGAAGGTCGGCGCGATCTACAAGGACATGGAGGGCATGCTCTCCCCCTACGTGATCGACTACAACATCCTCGGCAAGCACAGCGAGGAGCCGTACATCCGCGAGGTCTTCGTCAAGATGGACGGCGGCGCCTCCGAGAAGGGCGAGAAGGCCCTCGTCGACGCCCTCGGCAAGAACCCGGCGATCACCTTCGCCACCCAGCAGGACATCCGCAACGAGATGGGCGGCATGATCAACACCGCCCTGAACATCATGTACGGCCTGCTGGCCATGGCGCTGATCATCTCGGTCCTGGGCGTCGTCAACACCCTGGCGATGTCCGTCTACGAGCGGACGCAGGAGATCGGCATGCTGCGCGCCATCGGCCTGGACCGCGGCCGGGTCAAGAACATGATCCGGCTGGAAGCCATCGTGATCTCCCTCTTCGGCGCGGTCATCGGCGTGGCCCTCGGCACCTTCATCGCCTGGGCCGTCGGCGAGACCATCAAGGGCTCGATCCCGAACTACGCCCTGGTGATCCCCTTCGACCGGATCGCGATCTTCATGCTGCTGGCCGGCATCGTCGGCGCCCTGGCGGCCATGTGGCCCGCCCGCAGCGCGGCCCGGCTGAACATGCTGACCGCGATCAAGACGGAGTAG
- a CDS encoding ABC transporter ATP-binding protein, whose translation MNYAPHTAQAVAARASGLSKVYGQGETQVVALDNVSVDFAQGQFTAIMGPSGSGKSTLMHCVAGLDTFSAGSVRIGETELSTLKDKQLTQLRRDKIGFIFQAFNLLPTLTALENVTLPMDIAGRKPDKQWLDSVINMVGLSDRLSHRPTQLSGGQQQRVAVARALASRPEIIFGDEPTGNLDSRSGAEVLGFLRNSVRELGQTVVMVTHDPVAASYADRVIFLADGRIVDEMIQPTADGVLDRMKAFDAKGRTS comes from the coding sequence ATGAACTACGCCCCGCACACCGCCCAGGCCGTCGCCGCGCGCGCCTCCGGGCTCTCCAAGGTGTACGGCCAGGGCGAGACCCAGGTGGTCGCTCTGGACAACGTCTCCGTGGACTTCGCGCAGGGCCAGTTCACCGCGATCATGGGCCCCTCGGGCTCCGGCAAGTCCACGCTGATGCACTGCGTCGCCGGCCTGGACACCTTCTCCGCCGGGTCCGTCCGCATCGGCGAGACCGAGCTGTCCACCCTGAAGGACAAGCAGCTCACGCAGCTGCGCCGGGACAAGATCGGCTTCATCTTCCAGGCCTTCAACCTGCTGCCGACCCTGACGGCCCTGGAGAACGTCACGCTCCCCATGGACATCGCCGGCCGCAAGCCCGACAAGCAGTGGCTGGACTCGGTGATCAACATGGTCGGCCTCTCCGACCGCCTCTCCCACCGCCCCACCCAGCTCTCCGGCGGCCAGCAGCAGCGCGTGGCCGTGGCCCGCGCCCTGGCCTCCCGCCCCGAGATCATCTTCGGTGACGAGCCCACCGGAAACCTCGACTCGCGCTCCGGCGCCGAGGTCCTCGGCTTCCTGCGCAACTCCGTGCGCGAGCTCGGCCAGACCGTCGTCATGGTCACCCACGACCCGGTCGCCGCCTCCTACGCGGACCGCGTCATCTTCCTCGCCGACGGCCGCATCGTCGACGAGATGATCCAGCCCACCGCGGACGGCGTGCTCGACCGCATGAAGGCCTTCGACGCCAAGGGCCGCACCAGCTGA
- a CDS encoding Bax inhibitor-1/YccA family protein, giving the protein MRSSNPVFSRRGFSRDNGANAGFGTQQPQAQAGTATNPYATNPYATDPATGMPQAPVRGNAMTIDDVVSRTALTLGTVVLTAAISWIALPVDPANINKSYGIAIGAALIAFVFAMIQSFKAKPVPALILAYAAFEGVFLGVISSAVSTYVSPGTVVQAVMGTMCVFAGVLVAYKMRWIRVNRRFVGFVMAAAMGFMLLMVVNLLFSVFAGGDGLGFRSGGLGILFGVIGILLGAAFLAMDFKMVEDGVAYGAPREESWLAAFGLTMTLVWIYMEMLRLISILKGD; this is encoded by the coding sequence ATGAGGAGCAGCAACCCGGTCTTCTCGCGACGGGGATTCAGCCGCGACAACGGTGCTAACGCGGGCTTCGGCACGCAGCAGCCCCAGGCCCAGGCCGGGACCGCCACCAACCCGTACGCGACCAACCCCTACGCGACCGACCCGGCCACGGGTATGCCGCAGGCGCCGGTCCGCGGCAATGCGATGACCATCGACGACGTCGTGAGCCGTACGGCTCTGACGCTCGGCACGGTCGTCCTGACGGCGGCCATCTCCTGGATCGCGCTTCCGGTCGACCCGGCCAACATCAACAAGTCGTACGGCATCGCCATCGGCGCCGCGCTCATCGCGTTCGTCTTCGCGATGATCCAGTCGTTCAAGGCCAAGCCGGTCCCCGCGCTGATCCTGGCGTACGCGGCGTTCGAGGGTGTCTTCCTCGGCGTCATCAGCTCGGCCGTGAGCACCTACGTCAGCCCCGGTACGGTCGTCCAGGCCGTCATGGGCACGATGTGCGTCTTCGCCGGCGTGCTGGTCGCCTACAAGATGCGCTGGATCAGGGTGAACCGCCGCTTCGTCGGCTTCGTGATGGCCGCCGCCATGGGCTTCATGCTCCTGATGGTCGTCAACCTGCTGTTCTCCGTCTTTGCCGGCGGCGACGGCCTCGGCTTCCGCAGCGGCGGCCTCGGCATCCTCTTCGGTGTCATCGGCATCCTGCTCGGTGCCGCCTTCCTCGCCATGGACTTCAAGATGGTCGAGGACGGCGTGGCCTACGGCGCCCCCCGCGAGGAGTCCTGGCTGGCGGCCTTCGGCCTCACCATGACCCTGGTGTGGATCTACATGGAGATGCTGCGCCTGATCTCCATCCTCAAGGGCGACTAG
- a CDS encoding DUF4287 domain-containing protein, which produces MSVEFSEQTHRNMIDRIPQTTGRELSDWLRAVDDGPSLVRFEEKVSWLLGAHELSYGQAKAIIHEHDLRRAARKFG; this is translated from the coding sequence ATGTCCGTCGAGTTCTCCGAACAGACCCACCGCAACATGATCGACAGAATCCCCCAGACCACCGGTCGTGAACTCTCCGACTGGCTCCGGGCCGTGGACGACGGCCCCTCCCTCGTCCGGTTCGAAGAGAAGGTCAGCTGGCTGCTCGGCGCGCACGAGCTGTCGTACGGCCAGGCCAAGGCGATCATCCACGAGCACGACCTGCGCAGGGCCGCCCGCAAGTTCGGCTGA
- a CDS encoding acetyl-CoA C-acetyltransferase translates to MPEAVIVSTARSPIGRAFKGSLKDVRPDDLTATIIQAALAKVPGLDPREIDDLMLGCGLPGGEQGHNLGRIVAVQMGMDHLPATTITRYCASSLQTSRMALHAIKAGEGDVFISAGVEMVSRSVNGSSDGIPGTHNPLFAESEARTKEVGESTGSSWQDPREDGRTPDAYIGMGQTAENLARLKGVTRADMDEFGVRSQNLAEEAIKNGFWAREITPVTTPDGTVVSQDDGPRAGVTLEAVQGLKPVFRPDGLVTAGNCCPLNDGAAALVVMSDTKARELGLTPLARIVSTGVTGLSPEIMGLGPVEASKQALKRAGLTVGDIDLFEINEAFAAQVIPSYRDLEIPLEKLNVNGGAIAIGHPFGMTGARITGTLINSLQFHDKQFGLETMCVGGGQGMAMIIERLS, encoded by the coding sequence ATGCCCGAAGCCGTCATCGTTTCCACCGCCCGTTCGCCGATCGGTCGCGCCTTCAAGGGATCCCTCAAGGACGTCCGCCCGGACGATCTGACCGCCACGATCATCCAGGCCGCCCTCGCCAAGGTCCCCGGGCTGGACCCGCGCGAGATCGACGACCTGATGCTGGGCTGCGGCCTGCCGGGCGGCGAGCAGGGCCACAACCTCGGCCGGATCGTCGCGGTGCAGATGGGCATGGACCACCTGCCCGCCACCACGATCACCCGCTACTGCGCCTCCTCGCTCCAGACCTCCCGGATGGCGCTGCACGCCATCAAGGCGGGCGAGGGCGACGTCTTCATCTCCGCGGGCGTCGAGATGGTCTCCCGGTCCGTGAACGGCTCCTCCGACGGCATCCCGGGCACGCACAACCCGCTCTTCGCCGAGTCCGAGGCCCGCACCAAGGAGGTCGGCGAGTCCACCGGCTCCTCCTGGCAGGACCCGCGCGAGGACGGCCGCACCCCCGACGCGTACATCGGGATGGGGCAGACCGCGGAGAACCTGGCCCGGCTCAAGGGCGTGACCCGCGCCGACATGGACGAGTTCGGCGTGCGCTCGCAGAACCTGGCCGAGGAAGCCATCAAGAACGGCTTCTGGGCCCGCGAGATCACCCCGGTCACCACCCCGGACGGCACGGTCGTCTCGCAGGACGACGGCCCCCGCGCCGGGGTCACCCTGGAGGCCGTCCAGGGCCTCAAGCCCGTCTTCCGCCCCGACGGCCTGGTCACGGCCGGCAACTGCTGTCCGCTGAACGACGGCGCCGCTGCCCTGGTCGTCATGAGCGACACCAAGGCGCGCGAGCTGGGCCTGACCCCGCTGGCCCGCATCGTCTCCACCGGCGTCACCGGCCTGTCCCCCGAGATCATGGGCCTGGGCCCGGTCGAGGCCTCCAAGCAGGCGCTGAAGCGGGCGGGCCTGACCGTCGGCGACATCGACCTGTTCGAGATCAACGAGGCCTTCGCGGCCCAGGTGATCCCCTCCTACCGGGACCTGGAGATCCCGCTGGAGAAGCTGAACGTCAACGGCGGGGCCATCGCCATCGGTCACCCGTTCGGGATGACCGGCGCGCGCATCACGGGCACGCTGATCAACAGCCTGCAGTTCCACGACAAGCAGTTCGGCCTCGAAACCATGTGCGTCGGCGGCGGTCAGGGCATGGCCATGATCATCGAGCGGCTGAGCTGA
- a CDS encoding SGNH/GDSL hydrolase family protein yields MSRARTARRIAAGAAYGGGGLGLVGAAAVGLVVAEMQFAKRTVGTGLPDPPRADGLYGSEFGGPELSPGPLRFGVLGDSTAAGLGVRRARQTPGALLASGLAAVAERPVELRNVALSGAMSDDLDRQTGLLLDGDGPAPDVCVIMIGANDVTRRMPPTQSVRLLTAAVRRLRLAGSEVVVGTCPDLGTIEPVYQPLRWLARRVSRQLAAAQTIGVLALGARTVSIGDLMGTEFAANPREMFGPDSYHPSAEGYATAAMAILPTLCAALGVWPESDRLDVSRNEDMLPVAKAASAAAGQAGTEVTGARGPWALLKYRRRRRVPGEDLTEQTGGAAPAGGAAGGSAEAPRATGVTSQGQ; encoded by the coding sequence GTGTCCAGGGCGAGGACGGCCCGCCGCATCGCGGCGGGAGCGGCGTACGGCGGTGGCGGGCTCGGGCTCGTCGGAGCGGCCGCGGTGGGCCTGGTGGTGGCGGAGATGCAGTTCGCCAAGCGGACCGTCGGCACCGGCCTGCCGGATCCGCCGCGCGCGGACGGGCTGTACGGGAGCGAGTTCGGCGGCCCCGAGCTGAGTCCGGGCCCGCTGCGGTTCGGCGTGCTGGGCGATTCCACGGCCGCCGGGCTGGGGGTGCGGCGGGCCCGGCAGACTCCGGGCGCCCTGCTGGCCTCGGGGCTGGCGGCGGTGGCCGAGCGGCCGGTCGAGCTGCGCAACGTGGCGCTCTCGGGTGCCATGTCGGACGACCTGGACCGCCAGACGGGGCTGCTGCTGGATGGTGACGGCCCGGCCCCCGACGTGTGCGTGATCATGATCGGCGCCAATGACGTGACCCGCCGGATGCCGCCCACCCAGTCGGTGCGGCTGCTGACCGCGGCCGTACGCCGGCTGCGGCTCGCGGGCTCCGAGGTGGTGGTCGGCACCTGCCCGGACCTCGGCACCATCGAGCCGGTGTACCAGCCGCTGCGGTGGCTGGCCCGCCGGGTCTCGCGCCAGCTGGCCGCCGCCCAGACGATCGGGGTGCTCGCGCTGGGCGCCCGTACCGTCTCGATCGGCGACCTGATGGGAACGGAGTTCGCGGCGAACCCCCGCGAGATGTTCGGACCGGACTCCTACCACCCGTCGGCGGAGGGGTACGCGACCGCCGCGATGGCCATACTGCCGACCCTGTGCGCCGCCCTGGGCGTCTGGCCCGAGTCCGACCGGCTGGACGTCTCGCGCAACGAGGACATGCTCCCGGTGGCCAAGGCCGCCTCGGCCGCGGCGGGCCAGGCCGGCACGGAGGTGACCGGGGCCCGCGGCCCGTGGGCCCTGCTCAAATACCGGCGCAGGCGCCGGGTGCCGGGCGAGGACCTCACGGAGCAGACTGGAGGAGCCGCGCCGGCCGGCGGCGCGGCGGGCGGCAGCGCGGAGGCGCCCAGAGCGACCGGAGTCACATCGCAAGGGCAGTGA
- a CDS encoding cystathionine beta-synthase, giving the protein MQFHDSMISLVGNTPLVKLNRVTEGLQATVLAKVEYFNPGGSVKDRIAVRMIEAAEQSGALKPGGTIVEPTSGNTGVGLAIVAQQKGYKCIFVCPDKVSADKINVMRAYGAEVVVCPTAVDPEHPDSYYNVSDRLVRETPGAWKPDQYSNANNSRSHYETTGPELWEQTAGKITHFVAGVGTGGTISGTGRYLKEASDGRVKIIGADPEGSVYSGGSGRPYLVEGVGEDFWPTAYDPTVTDEIIAVSDKDSFQMTRRLAKEEGLLVGGSCGMAVVAALRAAEGLGPDDVVVVLLPDSGRGYISKIFNDEWMAGHGFLEDAGPSARIRDVLADKAGGIPSLVHMHPEETVGEAIEVLREYGVSQMPIVKPGAGHPDVMAAEVIGSVVEKELLAALFAGGASLGDPLEKHMSAPLPQVGSGEPVSELMAVLGEADAAIVLVEGKPTGVVSRQDLLAFLAKGAK; this is encoded by the coding sequence GTGCAATTCCACGACTCGATGATCAGCCTCGTCGGCAACACCCCGCTGGTGAAGCTCAACCGTGTGACCGAAGGCCTCCAGGCCACCGTGCTGGCCAAGGTCGAGTACTTCAATCCCGGCGGATCCGTGAAGGACCGGATCGCCGTCAGGATGATCGAGGCCGCCGAACAGAGCGGAGCCCTCAAGCCCGGCGGCACCATCGTGGAGCCCACGAGCGGCAACACGGGTGTAGGACTCGCCATCGTGGCCCAGCAGAAGGGCTACAAGTGCATCTTCGTCTGCCCCGACAAGGTCTCGGCTGACAAGATCAACGTGATGCGCGCGTACGGCGCCGAGGTCGTGGTCTGCCCGACCGCCGTCGACCCCGAGCACCCGGACTCGTACTACAACGTGTCCGACCGCCTCGTGCGCGAGACCCCGGGCGCCTGGAAGCCCGACCAGTACAGCAACGCGAACAACTCGCGCTCGCACTACGAGACCACCGGCCCCGAGCTCTGGGAGCAGACGGCGGGGAAGATCACCCACTTCGTCGCCGGCGTCGGCACGGGCGGCACGATCTCGGGCACCGGCCGGTACCTCAAGGAGGCCTCCGACGGCCGCGTGAAGATCATCGGCGCGGACCCCGAGGGCTCGGTCTACTCCGGCGGCTCGGGCCGCCCGTACCTCGTCGAGGGCGTCGGCGAGGACTTCTGGCCGACCGCCTACGACCCGACCGTGACCGACGAGATCATCGCGGTGTCCGACAAGGACTCCTTCCAGATGACCCGCCGCCTCGCCAAGGAGGAGGGCCTGCTCGTCGGCGGCTCCTGCGGCATGGCGGTCGTCGCCGCGCTGCGGGCGGCCGAGGGCCTCGGCCCGGACGACGTGGTCGTCGTCTTGCTCCCGGACAGCGGGCGCGGCTACATCAGCAAGATCTTCAACGACGAGTGGATGGCCGGACACGGCTTCCTGGAGGACGCGGGCCCCTCGGCCCGCATCCGGGACGTGCTCGCGGACAAGGCGGGCGGCATTCCCTCCCTGGTCCACATGCACCCCGAGGAGACCGTCGGGGAGGCCATCGAGGTGCTGCGCGAGTACGGCGTCTCGCAGATGCCGATCGTCAAGCCGGGCGCCGGTCACCCCGACGTGATGGCGGCCGAGGTCATCGGCTCCGTGGTCGAGAAGGAGCTGCTGGCGGCGCTGTTCGCGGGCGGCGCCTCCCTCGGTGACCCGCTGGAGAAGCACATGAGCGCGCCGCTGCCGCAGGTCGGCTCGGGCGAGCCGGTCTCCGAGCTGATGGCGGTGCTCGGCGAGGCCGACGCGGCGATCGTGCTGGTCGAGGGCAAGCCGACCGGTGTGGTGAGCCGTCAGGACCTGCTGGCGTTCCTGGCCAAGGGCGCCAAGTAG